In the Nocardioides marmotae genome, ACCAACCGGTGGGCCGGTGGGAGCACAGCGGGGTCGAGCTGAGCGGCGGCGCGGCGGACCGTCAGACGGCCAGGCTCTTGCGACCCTTGCGGCGACGCGAGGAGAGGATGGCGCGGCCGGCGCGGGTGCGCATGCGCAGGCGGAAACCGTGCACCTTGTGGCGGCGACGGTTGTTCGGCTGGTACGTACGCTTGCTCACGGGTTCTTCCTTCGGGTGGTGGTTCAGGGGCATCGACCCCGGGCGGATCGGCAGT is a window encoding:
- the rpmH gene encoding 50S ribosomal protein L34 — its product is MSKRTYQPNNRRRHKVHGFRLRMRTRAGRAILSSRRRKGRKSLAV